CTGGAACTGGACCATACTACATATATGTTGCATCATtacatattattataaattggaCCACGTGATTTAAACTAGTTATTAAATTATTCTTGTTGCTTAAGTGGAGATAAGCGTTGTCAAATAAAGCTTATACATCTCTAATCTTGAATTGATGTTTTATGCATCCTTCCCATCGTATTGATAGTTACTGCTCTGCAGTTTTGGATTCAACTTACATAATGAACAATAAAAAGTTGGGTGATGGAGCCACTGAGGCATAAAATacaaacatgacttttattttggtccacaactaataaaagaactatttaTGATAGATTGAATTGTAGATATTAATAAGCCAGACTAACAAAGATCCTATTTATGACACTTGGACTAGCTacaaatcattatttaattagagCAAGAGTTGCCACTCAAGATAACAAATGTGTGTTTAAATTATAGcttattttgaaaaagattttttttaaaaaaaattcttaggaaaacttttgaaaacaaatatcttaaaaaaggTTCCCAATTGAAACCCAGAGAGCAAAGCATGGCACTATGTTATAATGTGCATTGGTTCCCAATTGAAGCCCAGCAACAAAACCTGTTACTGACAAATGTTACAGGTTGCAACATACAGTCCTTATTATTTGGGCAAAAACAGTCAAATCCATGAAGGGGAAGAATTAGAAGAATAGTTGAATTTTATTAGGCATTATTTTCTGTTATTGAACAGTAGTACCATAGACTATAGAGTCAACAGAGGCTTTCATCttaccacacacacacaaaaaaaagaggCTTTCAAGGTTAATTTTACATATcatggaaaaataattttttagttagatTGATCAATCAAGAAAAACTATTAGCTCAGCTTCTAATTGAATTACTAGATAATGCAAACATGGATGTGGGAAATGCTCGCACATGCACAGATGCATTATTATTAGTTCAATGGAATTTTGACGGTCGAGACTAAGTATAGATCACACAACACTTGTGAGTGACTAAGAAGTGTGTAACCCAAAAGTCTAGCAGGTTATTGAGTGAAAGAGCACCATAACTTCACTAAAATGTGGGAAACAAAAACGGCAATGCATCGATAAAAAGCTCGATTTCTACTCGAGTTAGATAATTCATACATAAACCATATATTAGTGTACAAAGCACCATACAGATTGAAGTAGTGTACTAGTTTGCTATTTCATTCTTcacacaaaataaaacaaaaccacTTATGTTATCTACACAGCCAATTAGCCCTCTATCCTAACTTGCACATCTGCCACTGTTACAGAAACTCATCCTAATTTGTCAAGGTCTTGACTACGGACAACAAGCTGTTGAACTCATTGAAAGTAAACAACACATCTGCCACTGTTACAGAAACTCATATCCTAATTTGTCGTTTTTGATAACTTGCCCTTAGAGGTGTCGCACAAGAATCCTTCCACAAGTTAACTGAAGGATCAGAATCAAAACTGCTTCTAGTATCTCCATTCATAAGGCCTGTTGTTGTGCTGTGATTGTGAGACACTGTGTCCTCCATTACAAGTCTCTTTGAATTCTGTGAAGAACTCCTGCAGGCTTTAAGTTTAGCCTTAGTTGATTCTGTCAAATTCATGTAGCTTGGCTGATGAACATCTCTTTCCTCTGTTGCTTCCACCAAAACAGTGTTGGTGGATGGCAAGGATAGAGATCCAGAGGTATAAGATGTTGACACAGGGCTATTATCATCACACATGTACTCAGAGCTCATGGCCGAAGATGATGAAGTCGATTGACTGGTTATAATAGGCTTAACTGAAATCCTAGTTGTCATACCATTCCTTCTTGATTGAAAAGCAGGAACAAGGTCTTCACTCTTCCTAGAGATTGGACTCTCCCATGGCTTGGCCTCCATCCAGCGTTCCAACAAGCTATATCCTAAGCTCTTGTTGCTTGGGTTGTTATGCTTGACAGGAGTCAATGCCTTAGTGGCTTTTGGGTTTGGACTAGCACACAGTCTTGACTGAACCACATGAATTTGgcaataattttaacaaataaacctTGCCTAAGAAACAGATCGTATACCACAAAGTATGTTCTCAACTTGATTACCTGAGTGGAGAGAGAGTATGCCATTGCTCTATCCCTCTTGATGGCTCCTTCTTGCCTCATTCGTAGCTTTGCTTTAACTTCATCCATAGTTCCAGGAATGTCACACCATCCTTGCTGATAATATTAAACATAGCAAAATATGCTAATTGTTAGCATCTCAGTATGTTACATTATCTTGAGGCAAATTATGATACTACCTCAATTAGATTAAAAGGATCAGCGTGGTTGTGATGCTCATCCAGTAATTTCTGCACAGCTTTCCCTTCAGGAGAATTCCTCACATTCCTTGCCCTCACACGTGCTTGAACTCGAACAAGAGCCTGCATGCACCTCAGAGTAACAGCTGCTTGCTTCCTGACTAGCCGGCCTCTAAAAATAGCTTGTAGCCTTACTACTGCCCTCAAGGCCCTCAAAGCTCGTCTAGCCTGCAAAGTGTATCAACAAAATTAAGGTCAATATGAAAAGTAAAAGAACTAGGATTatgaaaattcaatttcatttcaCTTGGGAGCTGATTTTGAATCACAAAAacacaggctctctccactttCTGAATTTGGATCTACTGAATgttgaacaaaatcaaatttcaaaggGAGGTTCTAACTCTAAGTCCTAGCTCTTGATTCTAAAAGTTGGACTTggaaactggaattgcaaagtCAGATCTAGCCATAGACctaatttaagatttaaataaaCAATTCAAGGATTAGAAAGCATAAACTCATAGCATAACTAACAAGCTAAAATTAAAGCACGAGAGTTACCAAGAAGGCTCGAAACACCGCCTGAATGCGGATGGCAGCCCATTCCTGCTTGATGAGCTTGAAATCTTTGGGAACCATCACAGCCACCGCATAAGTAAGGGAAGAATCAGATGCAGCAgcagcaccaccaccaccaacattCTTCATGGACCCTTCTGA
The nucleotide sequence above comes from Glycine soja cultivar W05 chromosome 11, ASM419377v2, whole genome shotgun sequence. Encoded proteins:
- the LOC114374393 gene encoding protein IQ-DOMAIN 1-like → MGASGRWFKSLLPFRKTSTDQEKGGDNKSKKKWKLWRASSEGSMKNVGGGGAAAASDSSLTYAVAVMVPKDFKLIKQEWAAIRIQAVFRAFLARRALRALRAVVRLQAIFRGRLVRKQAAVTLRCMQALVRVQARVRARNVRNSPEGKAVQKLLDEHHNHADPFNLIEQGWCDIPGTMDEVKAKLRMRQEGAIKRDRAMAYSLSTQSRLCASPNPKATKALTPVKHNNPSNKSLGYSLLERWMEAKPWESPISRKSEDLVPAFQSRRNGMTTRISVKPIITSQSTSSSSAMSSEYMCDDNSPVSTSYTSGSLSLPSTNTVLVEATEERDVHQPSYMNLTESTKAKLKACRSSSQNSKRLVMEDTVSHNHSTTTGLMNGDTRSSFDSDPSVNLWKDSCATPLRASYQKRQIRI